GGCCCGCTTCGGTGGTCAAGGAACTTCTGGAGAACAGCCTCGATGCGGCGGCGCGGCGCCTGGAACTGCATATCGAGGCCGGCGGTTCGCGCCTGATCCGCATCTGCGACGATGGTCAGGGCATCCATGCCGAAGACCTGCCGCTCGCCCTCGAACGGCATGCGACCAGCAAGCTCCGCGACCCGGCCGATTTGGCGCGCATTGCCACCTTGGGTTTTCGCGGCGAGGCCCTGCCCAGCATCGCCGCCGTGGCGCGCCTGCGCCTGTGTTCCCGCCGCGCGGGCGGGGAACACGGCGCCGAGATCCGGGCGGCGGCGGGAGAGGTCGAGACGGTGCGCCCGGCCGCGCATCCCCGGGGGACCACGGTGGAAGTCCGCGATCTGTTCTTTAACGTCCCGGCCCGCCGCCGGTTCTTGCGTACCGATCGCACCGAATTTCTGCATGTGCAGGAAGTCGTCCGGCAGCTCGGCCTGAGCTGCAACGAGACCGAGATCCGGATGCGGCACAACGGCGAGGAAGTGCTGCGCATGGTCCCCGGCACCTTGGAACGGCGGGTCGAATCCCTGCTGGGCCGGCCCTTTCTGCGCCAGGCCCGGCGGCTGGGACTACAGGCCGGCGCCATGCGCCTGCACGGCTGGTTCGGCAACCCGGGTCAGGCGCGCAGCCAGGCGGACCGGCAGTATTTCTTCCTGAATGGCCGCGGCATTCGGGATCGCCGGATTGGCCATGCGTTGCGCGCCGCCTGCCAGGACCTGTTGCCCCGGGGCCGGTTCCCGGCATATGTGCTGTTTCTCGAGTTGGACCCGGAGTCCGCCGACATCAACGTGCACCCCAGCAAGCGGGAAGTGCGCCTGCGCGATGCCCGCAACGTATATGACTTCGTTAGCGTCGGCCTGCGCCGGGCGCTGACCGGCCGCGACGCCGCCTTGTTCCCCGCGCGCCCGCCGCCCGTCACGCCTCCGCCTACGCAACCCGAAGTGCGCGATGCCTTGCAGGCGGCCTGGCAACCGCATGCGCCGCCGCCCCTTGCATCGCCGCTCTCTGCATCGGCGCCCCCTGCATCGCCGTCCCTTGCATCGCCGCCGTCCCTGCCGTTGTCGCGGTTGGTGGCGGGCCGCTTCCTCGCCGTGGTCGGGGAGCGGGACCTGTTGCTGGTGGATCTGCCGCCCGCCCGCCGCGCGTTGCTGGCCTTGCTCGTGGAACGACACGGAGACCGGGCGTTGCCCCGCCAGCCGCTGCTATTGCCCTCTCGCCGTGCCGTTGCCGCCGCCGCGGCCGGCGCGTTGCAAAAGCGTCGGGGGGAATTGCTGGAACTCGGGTTGGAACTGGATTTTGAGGCCGACGGCACAGTCCTGTTGCGCAGTCTCCCGGTGCTGTTGGCCGGCGCGGACGCGGACCGGTTGTTGGCGGCACTGGCCGAATCCTTGCCCGAGCCGCCAGTGGCGCAGGAGGATTGCCGTACCGTTCTGCGGCAGTGGCTGATTGAGTGGGGCGCCGGGGCTTTGC
Above is a window of Gammaproteobacteria bacterium DNA encoding:
- the mutL gene encoding DNA mismatch repair endonuclease MutL; the protein is MSGAEARIRQLPPQLANQIAAGEVIERPASVVKELLENSLDAAARRLELHIEAGGSRLIRICDDGQGIHAEDLPLALERHATSKLRDPADLARIATLGFRGEALPSIAAVARLRLCSRRAGGEHGAEIRAAAGEVETVRPAAHPRGTTVEVRDLFFNVPARRRFLRTDRTEFLHVQEVVRQLGLSCNETEIRMRHNGEEVLRMVPGTLERRVESLLGRPFLRQARRLGLQAGAMRLHGWFGNPGQARSQADRQYFFLNGRGIRDRRIGHALRAACQDLLPRGRFPAYVLFLELDPESADINVHPSKREVRLRDARNVYDFVSVGLRRALTGRDAALFPARPPPVTPPPTQPEVRDALQAAWQPHAPPPLASPLSASAPPASPSLASPPSLPLSRLVAGRFLAVVGERDLLLVDLPPARRALLALLVERHGDRALPRQPLLLPSRRAVAAAAAGALQKRRGELLELGLELDFEADGTVLLRSLPVLLAGADADRLLAALAESLPEPPVAQEDCRTVLRQWLIEWGAGALPDSADLTRQLLALLPDPKLAGSWRRLDVGQLASLLANAD